The Camelina sativa cultivar DH55 chromosome 16, Cs, whole genome shotgun sequence sequence GGCCCCTTTTTTTTNATTGCTTGAGTGTCTATGGTGTTTGGGTCGAGAACTCAAATTGTCCGAGCGCTAGttgtggttttgatttttccaaaaccGCTCTAAACCCTACGGAAACTCCACTAGACCTCCTTAAGCGACAGAGCATTCTAAACCTTGCTCAAAACTGTGTCAAGCTCCTACTCCGTGTAGACCTTCTCAAACCGGTGAGAAGCTTAGCCTTGACCCCTTCTCTAACGCCAGTACGTCTTATGACAGTGGCTATCTCTCATCCATCGACTTGGTCATGGAAGAGTTTGTTGACAATCTTGATCTTACATGTACCAAGATCCTTCCAAGATTCTGgctcaaaactctcaagaacctATTGCGACTATCTTACTTctgctttgtttctttgttgctttGGCATTGGGGAGTGcccttgttttttcttcttgttgtatAATTTTTGCTTGTATAAaccttctcattttttttttgataactgttaattatattatcaaagGAACTTGAGGTTTAcacaagtttatatatttagcgacagcccaaaaaaattaaaaagatgaacGCTAAAGGAGACAAAAGGCTTCAGAAACTGAAAAGAGATTACATATCCTAGAATTACTAGTTAATATAAATGGGCAAGCCATTTGCGAAGAAGTCCTTTTCCTTGCTTGCTGTGTTGGTGAGCTAGAAGATTTTCCTTGCTTTTCCTTGGCCCCTTTTTTCAATCATATCTCAAGATttgacaaaatttatttaatttatatatacatgtgatTTGGCCAACCTTTGATCCTGCTTAAAAGTGGAAGTTTCAAGAAAGCCATTGGAGAAGAAAGACAACTAAAGTTCGAAATATCCCTCAAAATACTCTGATAGTCTGATTAACTAAGAatttttttcacttaaaaaaatagaataaaaattaaCGCTCTCActcaaaaaaatttgcaaattttgtctctctctctactctctatGTTCAAATAAATTgttagatttaaaaaataaaatatcctaagttttttttctttgttgtcaACCAGTCAATATCCTAATTATTATCGAGTTTGTCGGAACTTTGTATTGCCCAATTGTCATGTAGTAGTAACTGATTTCTGTTCAGCAACCCTTCTAAACATTATAGGGGTTTCTCCACGGTAGATATAGACTGCAAAATATCGTATTCGTATGTACATATTAatactttcaaatttttttgaagatcCTATCCGTGAGAAGGATAATTAATGTTTTATCTTAGAttgaacatatttttttaaagaccACATTTATGtatgatttaataaatttaaccGAATGCAATTTCTGGTCACTGATCACTGACCAGTTAAATGTGTTTACAAGTGgtgtattatttattataaggatagttgtgtgttttcttttattaatgaatattttctgtttgaatttcaaatttttttgacttCTATAAAGGCTACTAGGCTAGTTATATATAGTAGTCGCGCTAtgcatgacaaaaaaaatactatatgatTAAAATTCATTGAATACACCATAAGAGAGTGAGATGGTTGACAATGATATGACTAACCTGAGACGGCAGCATCAACAACTTTATATTCTTCACCATGCGTAATAGTTAGATCTCACGCTTGTTACTTCGTCAAGAATGTTAGAATTGCTCTCAACAAGGCCAATTACAGAGATCCTCTCTCTATCGTTTCCGTTGgcaattttgaaaatattggcTCTGACGTCCGAGAAGTTCTTGAACTGACAGACGTTAATCTTGATTACGTGAAGCCGCCGGTGAATCCGGATAAGTGCaagatttgtgtgtttttttcttgtattatcAAAATGATTCATATTTTATAACCTGAGGCAttgcttcttttcttctttagttaCGGAAAGATAGGTATAACTTTTTTTCCGACCAAAAAGAAGACTATACAGTACTTACTTTTTCtagattaagaaaattaatttagattaaAGAACCGGTTAAGCcattgttttttggttaaagagaAGCAAATAAGTTAATTAATTACCGTAAAGAGGAAGGCATCAGATGCAGGTTTCCAAATCCACAGCACAAGGCACAACAGTATTAAAAATCAGTCATGTTCAagcattttttaatttaatattcgTTATCGTTTTGCTGATCATTGCAACTTAAAAGCTAAAAAGGCTCTCTTAAAAGTGGAAGTTTCAAGAAAGCCATTAGAGAAGAAAGACAACTAAAGTTCGAAATATTCCTCTTAGTTCAAAATACTCTGATAATCTGATTAACTATGaatctttttcatttaaaaaaaaaaaaaattaacgctctcactttaaaaaatttgcaaattttgtctctctctctagtctctaacTCTATGTTCAAATAAattgttaatttaaaaattcaaatatcctaattttttctttgttgtcaACCAGTCAATATCCTAATTATTACCAAGTTTGTCGGAACTTTGTATGGCCCAACCGTATGTAGTAGTAATTGATTTCTGTTGATCAGCAACCCTTCTATACATTCCAGGGGTTTCTCCACGTTCGATATAAACTGCAAAATATCGTATTCGTATGTACATATTAATAGTTTCAAGATTTTTGGAAGATCCTATCCGTAAGAAAGAAATCATTAATTCATGTTATACTGTagattgaatattttttttttaaagaccaCATTTAGgtatgattttaataaatttaaccGAATgtaatttgactaatttgtgACCACTGAGTGAGTGATCAGCTAAATGTGTTTACAAGTGGTGTATTATTATAGGGATAATTGTGTGTggttgtgtgttttcttttaataatgaatattttctgtttgaatttcaaattttttgactTCTATAGAGGCTATTAGACTAGTTATATATAGTAGCCGCGCTATGCATGACAAAAAATACTATAtgattaaaattcattaaatacACCATAAGAGAGTGAGATGGTTGATAAATGATATGACTAATTTATTAAAGCACAAACGACTAACGGGAGAGAGTGAAACGACGTTGTCCAAGAATGGGATGAACGTTCACTTTTGCATAACCTGCATAATCGAAGCCACCGTCTGGATAAGAGTCATTACTAACAGAAGCGTGGCAGCCACGGTGGCCGTACCTCTCCATAGATTACCGAAATACTGGCGTCCGAGGATGGTGCGTGACCTGTTGAATGGATTATCGTAATAGGCGTTGACTCTAGACGCTATACCAGCATAGTAAGAACGACTCTCGACGACCCCCGAAAAGAGTGTGTTCACCATCTCCGCCACGGCCACCGAACTCTTCTCCCCCCAGTTGTTTAGTATTCCTTTCACAACCATACCAAGCCATATTAAGTAGTATTTATTATGCGGGAAAAGTTAAGCAAAGCACCAAGCAGCAGTAAACACGTAGCAGTACTTACTCGGAATTAGAGGATTTTATACGGTTAAAACATTtgtatgataaaataaaataattaatatataacatggCAAGTATACTTATATGGTGAAAATTGAAAAACATGATTTCCAAATAgtatcaaaaatatttctcaaaTGATCAAGTatgaaattaatcaaataatccATTTATGCATCAACATAAATTTGAAAAGTCAAAtgtgaaaattttaactaaagtAAATAAATCGTTGACTAACTGGCTGCTTAGGTAGACCTAGACACCTAGTTGtgtttcaatttaaaaaaaaaaaaaaaaaggtagaccTAGTTTTGCTTCACAGTTTCAATGTATGAGATAATTGCTACTAACTTTAGGTTATACTGCATTTAGAACACtggtatatatacacatataaacAATACGTACATACGTACCGTTCTCCATGAGCAAGTCGACATCCTTATCAGTGTCGATGAGAAAATCCAAGAAACTGACAAAGTTACATACGTACGCTTCGAAAGGGTAATGACATTGCTCAAGCGCCATTATATTTCTTAGTGTGATCTCCGCATCATCTGGAACCCACAAACAAGGTATCATCAAACAACCATTCTTGAACTTCACATCTATCGAGAACTCATCTGTCACGGCCTTGAACTTCACTCCTGCACTGTGTAGCTTTGCTGCATTATACATGTTTTTGATGATCGGGTGCTCTGTTGGTTTTTTCGATGACCCATGTGTCTCCATGCGATGAGTTTTGAGCCGTTCAAGACGACTCTTTTCTGTATCTCTTGACCCTTGTATCTCCATGGGAACACATCGGAAAAGATCAGCTATATGTCTGGATATGGTCTTTGTTGGTTTTCTTGACACATGTGTCGTCTCCTCCATGCGAAGAGCTTCATGACGACTCCTTTCTGATTCTGTTGACTTGTGTGTTCCCAAGCGAGCAAATCGGAATAGACCAGCTAAAGATCTGAATTTACTCTTGGCTTTTCTTTTGGACTTAAGTGTCTCCACACGAACACATCGGAATAGATCAGTGAAATGTTTGAATTTGGACTCGTCTCTGATATTACCTTGGAATCTGAAGTAAGTGATGACTATCTCACGGAGGGTCTGGTTCGGGCGGAGTAATGGAACGATAGGACCGAAGAGTTTCTCGAGGATGAAGTAAGGAAGTTGATTCTCGAGCAAAATGAGGTCTTCATCCACAGTGGTTTGAAGACAAGGCTGCTCAAATATAGGATCCCATGTCTTGTTAGTGCCTGATCCTTGGTGCACAAGCAAGGTGTAATCTTTACTCCTTAAAAGGAACTCAAGTATGAAAACAGAGTCGTGTAGGATTATGTCCACGAACTTTTTAGATTCAATCCAGGCAGTCGATTCAGAGTAGCTTGCCCTGATTatatcttcgtcttctttgaTTATTCTTCTGAATTCATCAATGGTTTTTTCCCCTCCAAGCCTTTTTGAGAATCTTGCGAGGTAAAACTTCTTATGCTCCTCCATGTTCAAGTAGCCCATTAGCTTTGTGTTTGTGATATCTCCACGAGACTTGAGAGCTTGAGATTTTAAAGAATGGTGAAGAGGTCCAATGAGGAGTAATTGTGGCGTGTATGCTTCTGGATTTACTCGACGTAGACGATGAGGGGCTCGGTAGATGCAACGGTGCTCAGGATTTGTAGGAAACCACCACATCCCGGGAGCCGATTCGTTAAACTCAAGAATCGTGTCCGGTTCATGATTCAACCTTCGGTTCATTATTTCCAAAATGTAATCCAGTGCCTTGTCTCTCTAGAATCTGAAGTTTGTCTTGAAATAAAGAGATAGTTTTGAGAGAGCAAATGAGAATAAATgtgaaggaggaggaagaagaaagacgacGAGACAGTACTTAACGTTCGTAATTTCCCTCTTAGTAAGCAGTAAATGATGAGGAAGGAATGGAGGAAATTTCCACACGAACGTGTCCATGTACATGAAAGTCACTTGTTCACATATGTAGTAATAAATTACAgatgttaatttatatattaacataGATTTGTGGATTCAGAGCCCAATGTCGTTCGAGATCGAGtcttttttacttaatttgttgtgtttttctaGATCTTCACAATAATGGATCCTTATTTTGAGGTCAAATATGTTTATTTCGGTTGATGTTCTTATTCTCGGGAATTAGCTTAAGAAAAATCTTATACATGCAATTGCAAAATGATTTTGATAGGGATGATGAACATTCAGATGAAAGTCACTACAcaatcaccttttttt is a genomic window containing:
- the LOC104749284 gene encoding UPF0481 protein At3g47200-like, yielding MNRRLNHEPDTILEFNESAPGMWWFPTNPEHRCIYRAPHRLRRVNPEAYTPQLLLIGPLHHSLKSQALKSRGDITNTKLMGYLNMEEHKKFYLARFSKRLGGEKTIDEFRRIIKEDEDIIRASYSESTAWIESKKFVDIILHDSVFILEFLLRSKDYTLLVHQGSGTNKTWDPIFEQPCLQTTVDEDLILLENQLPYFILEKLFGPIVPLLRPNQTLREIVITYFRFQGNIRDESKFKHFTDLFRCVRVETLKSKRKAKSKFRSLAGLFRFARLGTHKSTESERSRHEALRMEETTHVSRKPTKTISRHIADLFRCVPMEIQGSRDTEKSRLERLKTHRMETHGSSKKPTEHPIIKNMYNAAKLHSAGVKFKAVTDEFSIDVKFKNGCLMIPCLWVPDDAEITLRNIMALEQCHYPFEAYVCNFVSFLDFLIDTDKDVDLLMENGILNNWGEKSSVAVAEMVNTLFSGVVESRSYYAGIASRVNAYYDNPFNRSRTILGRQYFGNLWRGTATVAATLLLVMTLIQTVASIMQVMQK